The window GGCATCGTCGAGGTCCTTGAAGGCGGCCGCGCGCACACGGTCCGCGTGGTCCACGGCGCGATCGCGGACGTCGTTTCGGAGTTCGGCGCGCCCGAGCGCGAGGCGATCTCCCGCAGGGCGGCCCGGCTGTTCGCGCTCGAGCGGCCCCGCGTCGCGTTCACGCCGCTGCCGTTCGGCACGAGCGCCGGAGAGCTCGCGGATCCGGACCAGGTCGTCGTCGAGGGCGTCCGCGCGCGCGGCGATCTGTTCGATCCGCTGCGACTCGTCGAGCGGATCCCGGTGCGGGCGCTGCGGATCGGACCCGAGAAGCGCTCGCTGATCGCCCGCCTCCGGCTCGCGGAAGACGAGCTCGAGCTCGTCGAGGGGCTCCGGATACCGACGCCGATCCCGCTCGTCCTGTGGAAGCGGGGGCTGGATCCGCGGCGCGCCGGCGCGCTCGTCGTGGCGCTCAACCTCGTGGGCGCGTTCGACGCCGACTGGCGTCCGGGGCTCCTGCCGCGGCTCACCTCCGCGATCCGGGTGCTCGAGCGCGCCGCGGCGGGCGCGACCGACCGCGAGCTGCTCGACGCCCCGTCGGACGACGACCCGCGCGAGGAGGATCGCGCGTTCCGCAAGCTGACGCTCGAGCTCCACCCGGACCGGCTGCGCGGGCTGCCCGCGGACGAGGCGCGCATGGCCGAGGAGGCGATCCGGCTCGTCAACGCGGCCTACGATCGGCTGAAGCGCTCGCGCCGCTCCCCGAAGCTCCGCGGCGACGCCGTCGGCCGCGTGAAGCTCGTCCGCCGCGCGCCCGAGAGCTGGGCCGAGCTGCTCGACGTCACCCGCAGCTGCCTCGAGATAGGGGACGTGCCGCGCGCCCGGGCGTACGCGCTCAAGGCGCTCGCCCTGTCCCCGCCGCCCGCGGCCCGCGCCGAGCTCGTCTCGGTCCTCACCCGCGCCGCCTAGCGCCGCCGCGCCCGCTGGACAACGCCCGCCTCGAGGACGCATGGTGATCCCGATGCGCGATGGTGCAACGGGTGCCGGACGGCGGGCCGATCTCGTGTGGGGCGCAGCGCTGTTCGCCGCGGCGCTCGCGGCCTTCCTCGTCACGCCGACCCCCGGGATGTCCGACGCGCGGTACGCGCTGCTCGTCAGCGAGGCGCTGCTCGAGCGGGGCTCGATCCGGCTCGACCCCTGGTTCGATCCCGGCACCAAGGCCGAGCCCGCGCGCGATCTGCCGTACCAGGTCAACCTGCGGGGCGGCCACGCGTACTACGCGTTCCCGCAGGGCACGTCGATCCTGTCCGTCCCCGTCGTCGCCGCGGCGAGGCTCTTCGGCGCTTCTCCGGTCGCCGCCGAAGGCGCCTATGATCCCGGCGCGGAGGCGCGGCTGCAGCACTCGATCGCGAGCGCGCTCATGGCCGCGGTCGTCCTCCTCGTTTTCCTGTCCGCGCGCCTCACGGCGCCGCGCCCCGCGGCCGCCCTCGTGGCGATCGCCGCCGGGTTCGCGACGCCTGTCTGGACCACGGCGTCGCGCGCGATGTGGTCGCACACCTTCCTGCTCGTGATC of the Pseudomonadota bacterium genome contains:
- a CDS encoding J domain-containing protein → MEAPSGIERRDPCAPLLRLGATLAAARREGSNGIVEVLEGGRAHTVRVVHGAIADVVSEFGAPEREAISRRAARLFALERPRVAFTPLPFGTSAGELADPDQVVVEGVRARGDLFDPLRLVERIPVRALRIGPEKRSLIARLRLAEDELELVEGLRIPTPIPLVLWKRGLDPRRAGALVVALNLVGAFDADWRPGLLPRLTSAIRVLERAAAGATDRELLDAPSDDDPREEDRAFRKLTLELHPDRLRGLPADEARMAEEAIRLVNAAYDRLKRSRRSPKLRGDAVGRVKLVRRAPESWAELLDVTRSCLEIGDVPRARAYALKALALSPPPAARAELVSVLTRAA